From Micromonospora echinospora, one genomic window encodes:
- a CDS encoding class I SAM-dependent methyltransferase, producing the protein MLAEMDGPTRDAAAALRREIGAPGGGPDRLRLLPTPLVPEVRLHVAEDAILWWARMEADAGHRLPAPYWASAWAGGQALARYLLDHPRVAAGRRVLDLATGSGLVAIAAALTGAARVQASDIDPYAVAAVGLNADANRVAVDATATDLLDTDGGDVDLLLAGDVFYDRPMADRVLPFLERVAGRGVDVLVGDPGRGYLPEERLEPVAVYRVPSTEPAVESSVRQVRIMRPRRRPG; encoded by the coding sequence ATGCTTGCCGAAATGGACGGCCCGACGCGCGACGCCGCCGCCGCACTGCGGCGGGAGATCGGCGCGCCCGGTGGCGGCCCCGACCGGCTGCGGTTGCTGCCGACCCCGCTGGTGCCCGAGGTGCGACTGCACGTCGCCGAGGACGCCATCCTCTGGTGGGCCCGGATGGAGGCCGACGCCGGGCACCGGCTGCCCGCCCCCTACTGGGCCTCGGCCTGGGCGGGAGGCCAGGCGCTGGCCCGCTACCTGCTGGACCATCCCCGGGTCGCGGCCGGACGCCGGGTGCTCGACCTCGCGACCGGCTCGGGGCTGGTGGCCATCGCCGCCGCCCTGACCGGAGCGGCACGGGTACAGGCCAGCGACATCGACCCGTACGCGGTGGCCGCCGTCGGCCTCAACGCCGACGCCAACCGGGTCGCCGTCGACGCCACCGCCACCGACCTGCTCGACACCGACGGCGGTGACGTCGACCTGCTGCTTGCCGGGGACGTGTTCTACGACCGGCCGATGGCCGACCGGGTGCTGCCCTTCCTGGAACGGGTCGCCGGCCGGGGCGTGGACGTGCTGGTCGGCGACCCGGGGCGGGGGTACCTGCCGGAGGAACGGCTGGAGCCGGTCGCCGTCTACCGGGTGCCCAGCACCGAACCGGCCGTCGAGTCGTCGGTGCGCCAGGTACGCATCATGCGTCCGCGCCGCCGTCCCGGATGA
- a CDS encoding cold-shock protein — translation MATGTVKWFNSEKGFGFIEQDGGGPDVFVHYSAIATSGYRELNEGQKVEFEVTQGQKGPQADNVRPL, via the coding sequence ATGGCAACCGGCACGGTCAAGTGGTTCAACTCGGAAAAGGGCTTCGGCTTCATCGAGCAGGACGGCGGAGGCCCGGACGTCTTCGTCCACTACTCGGCGATCGCGACGAGTGGCTATCGGGAGTTGAACGAGGGACAGAAGGTCGAGTTCGAGGTGACCCAGGGTCAGAAGGGTCCGCAGGCGGACAACGTCCGCCCGCTGTAG
- a CDS encoding MBL fold metallo-hydrolase: MTYRGDVTPGGPPAVRELDRLTITKLSVGPMDNNAYLLRCRATGEQVLVDAANEAPRLLDLVGDAGLTAVVTTHRHMDHWVALEEVVAATGARSLVHADDAEGLPIPSETLTDGDTVPVGDCALEVIHIVGHTPGSIALLYRDPAGTPHLLTGDSLFPGGVGNTDKDPDRFASLIDDVEHKLFDRLPDDTWFYPGHGKDSTLGAERPAVPQWRARGW, from the coding sequence ATGACCTACCGCGGAGACGTCACCCCCGGCGGCCCCCCTGCCGTGCGCGAACTCGACCGGCTCACCATCACCAAGCTGTCGGTGGGACCGATGGACAACAACGCCTACCTGCTGCGGTGCCGGGCCACCGGCGAACAGGTGCTCGTCGACGCCGCCAACGAGGCGCCCCGCCTGCTCGACCTGGTCGGCGACGCCGGCCTGACCGCCGTGGTCACCACCCACCGGCACATGGACCACTGGGTGGCCCTGGAGGAGGTGGTCGCGGCCACCGGCGCCCGGTCGCTGGTGCACGCGGACGACGCCGAGGGGCTGCCGATCCCGTCGGAGACGCTGACCGACGGCGACACCGTCCCGGTCGGCGACTGCGCGCTGGAGGTGATCCACATCGTCGGACACACCCCCGGCTCGATCGCCCTGCTCTACCGGGACCCAGCCGGCACCCCGCACCTCCTCACCGGGGACTCGTTGTTCCCCGGCGGGGTCGGGAACACGGACAAGGACCCGGATCGGTTCGCCTCGCTCATCGACGACGTCGAGCACAAACTGTTCGACCGGCTGCCCGACGACACCTGGTTCTACCCGGGTCACGGCAAGGACTCCACGCTCGGCGCGGAGCGCCCGGCGGTGCCGCAGTGGCGGGCGCGCGGCTGGTAG
- a CDS encoding MarR family winged helix-turn-helix transcriptional regulator, protein MYRRRDTRREHMVAEIINDLRRYAVDAQHVAHAFAGLHGLGGTDLQALIAVMDAELRGDPMTPGRLGEHLDLSSGSITALVDRLERAGHLRRDRDPSDRRRVLLHYAERGAAVAKEFFRPLGARTDEVMADFTDAELEVVHRFMVGMTASLRQHRDDVRAARPDPPRRRAE, encoded by the coding sequence ATGTACCGGCGACGCGACACCCGACGCGAACACATGGTCGCCGAGATCATCAACGACCTCCGGCGGTACGCGGTGGACGCCCAGCACGTCGCCCACGCCTTCGCCGGCCTGCACGGCCTCGGCGGCACCGACCTCCAGGCGCTGATCGCCGTGATGGACGCCGAGCTGCGCGGGGACCCGATGACCCCCGGCCGCCTCGGCGAGCACCTCGACCTCTCCTCCGGCTCGATCACCGCCCTGGTGGACCGGCTGGAACGGGCCGGGCACCTCCGGCGGGACCGGGATCCCTCGGACCGCCGCCGGGTCCTGCTGCACTACGCCGAACGGGGCGCCGCCGTCGCGAAGGAGTTCTTCCGGCCGCTCGGTGCCCGTACCGACGAGGTGATGGCCGACTTCACCGACGCCGAGCTGGAGGTCGTGCACCGGTTCATGGTGGGCATGACCGCCTCGCTGCGGCAGCACCGCGACGACGTCCGCGCCGCCCGTCCCGATCCGCCCCGACGCCGGGCGGAATGA
- a CDS encoding CocE/NonD family hydrolase, whose product MMLTRLATGLLRLPPARARVTLTRDLPVRARDGVILRTDHYAPHPPAVPTVLIRTPYGRSGPMRLLGRLVAAHGYHVVIQSCRGTYGSGGTFEPLVHERADGLDTLDWLRRRPWYTGAFGMFGASYQGFVQWALAAEAGDELRAMVAVVTASTTRDSTYAGESFSLDTVLTWAELLQAQTVPWLARQWELKRGQPRLAAALAHLPLAEADRIATGATVPFFQEWLRHHTPEAAYWRERVFDDRLAEVRAPVLMVSGWHDIFLPAQLADHAVLRAAGTPCRLTIGPWTHGSPGLLLAALREGLDWLDTHLAGRRPATDVPPVRVHVGGDGGGWRDLPDWPPPVGRSSWHLHPDAALRPEPPAESAPDRFRYDPADPTPSLGGPLLVAQRAGPVDNRPVEARSDVLTYTSAPLTAPLEVVGPVYAEMYVRSELAYLDVFVRLCDVDPRGRSWNVCDGLVRLWPGRFPTDDTGAVRVPVPLWPVAHRFAPGHRLRVQVTGGAHPRYARNPGTGEPLGVAVELRAGWREVLHDPAYPSAVHLPVP is encoded by the coding sequence ATGATGCTCACCCGGCTCGCCACCGGCCTGCTGCGGCTACCACCCGCCCGGGCCCGGGTCACCCTCACCCGGGACCTGCCGGTGCGGGCACGTGACGGGGTGATCCTGCGCACCGACCACTACGCGCCGCACCCGCCCGCCGTCCCCACCGTGCTGATCCGCACCCCGTACGGGCGCAGCGGGCCGATGCGGCTGCTCGGCCGGCTCGTCGCCGCCCACGGCTACCACGTGGTGATCCAGTCCTGCCGGGGCACGTACGGCTCCGGGGGCACCTTCGAACCCCTCGTGCACGAGCGCGCCGACGGCCTCGACACCCTCGACTGGTTACGCCGGCGACCCTGGTACACCGGCGCGTTCGGCATGTTCGGCGCCAGCTACCAGGGCTTCGTGCAGTGGGCGTTGGCCGCCGAGGCCGGCGACGAACTGCGCGCCATGGTCGCCGTGGTCACCGCCTCCACCACCCGCGACTCCACCTACGCGGGGGAGTCGTTCTCCCTGGACACCGTGCTGACCTGGGCGGAGCTGCTCCAGGCGCAGACCGTGCCCTGGCTGGCGAGGCAGTGGGAACTCAAACGCGGTCAGCCCCGCCTCGCCGCCGCCCTGGCCCACCTGCCGCTGGCCGAGGCGGACCGGATCGCCACCGGCGCGACCGTCCCGTTCTTCCAGGAGTGGCTGCGCCACCACACCCCCGAGGCGGCGTACTGGCGGGAGCGGGTCTTCGACGACCGGCTCGCCGAGGTGCGCGCCCCGGTGCTGATGGTCAGTGGCTGGCACGACATCTTCCTGCCCGCCCAGCTCGCCGACCACGCGGTCCTGCGCGCCGCCGGCACCCCCTGCCGGCTGACCATCGGTCCGTGGACCCACGGCAGCCCCGGACTGCTGCTCGCCGCGCTGCGGGAGGGACTGGACTGGCTGGACACCCACCTCGCCGGCCGTCGCCCCGCCACCGACGTCCCGCCGGTCCGGGTGCACGTCGGTGGGGACGGTGGCGGCTGGCGGGACCTGCCGGACTGGCCGCCGCCGGTCGGGCGGAGCAGTTGGCACCTGCACCCCGACGCGGCGCTGCGGCCGGAGCCGCCGGCGGAGTCCGCGCCCGACCGGTTCCGGTACGACCCGGCCGATCCGACCCCGTCGCTGGGCGGGCCGCTGCTGGTCGCGCAACGGGCCGGACCGGTGGACAACCGTCCGGTCGAGGCCCGTTCCGACGTGCTCACGTACACCAGCGCGCCATTGACCGCCCCGCTGGAGGTCGTCGGCCCGGTGTACGCCGAGATGTACGTCCGCAGCGAACTGGCGTACCTCGACGTCTTCGTCCGCCTGTGCGACGTGGACCCGCGCGGGCGGTCCTGGAACGTCTGCGACGGACTGGTGCGGCTCTGGCCGGGCCGCTTCCCGACCGACGACACCGGCGCGGTCCGGGTACCGGTGCCGCTCTGGCCCGTGGCGCACCGCTTCGCCCCCGGACACCGGCTGCGGGTGCAGGTCACCGGCGGCGCGCACCCCCGCTACGCCCGTAATCCCGGCACCGGCGAGCCGCTCGGCGTGGCCGTCGAGCTGCGGGCCGGGTGGCGGGAGGTGCTGCACGACCCGGCGTACCCGTCGGCGGTGCACCTGCCCGTGCCGTGA
- a CDS encoding MMPL family transporter, giving the protein MSVFTHVARSRLAAWLTVAAAIVIAGAVFGLPRPDNPAPVSNTGLSVEWESTQVERLQEQLPSRDVQAAIVVVSRDDDGPLTASDRDSVTAVTGDLGRFAVGGRIPPPQVSPDGAVALLVVPMSTADGQEAVAERVGELRDSLGGLPGPLRAEVTGAPAFAADLGEVFEGADVTLLAVTAGVVAVLLLITYRSPFLWLVPLAVVAATEQTTLRAIETIVPAVGINLNSGEVTGIASVLVFGAATNYALLLIARYREELRREEDRFVAMRAALRRTAEPILASGSTVVLGVLTLLLSEQETNRALAVACATGVVFAMLSALLVLPAALLIFGRGLFWPFVPRVGGEAREGRLWGRLGKGVLRRPLPVTALATLLLAGLALGGLGIRTGLAETEQFRVEPEAVAGAKTLAEAFPAGATQPVAVLTSPTAVPAVTAAAAAVPGVSSARPSDAGQNVAQVDVVLEAEPGTAASDRAIEALRDAVAAVPGSAPPALDGVGEFSGALVGGTVAATYDSDQADSRDQRLILPIILLLVLGVLVALLRGLLAPVLLVLTVVASFFASLGAAWLLFDHVLGFPALDSGVLLLAFVFLVALGVDYNIFLVTRAREDARRMGTRDGMLSALRVTGGVITSAGVLLAAVFAVLGVLPLILLTQIGIIVCIGVLLDTLLVRTVLVPALAFLLGDRFWWPGRIHPEPAADSADAREAVTARD; this is encoded by the coding sequence ATGTCCGTCTTCACCCACGTCGCCCGCAGCCGTCTGGCCGCGTGGCTCACCGTGGCGGCCGCGATCGTGATCGCGGGGGCCGTCTTCGGCCTCCCACGGCCCGACAACCCCGCCCCCGTCTCCAACACGGGCCTCTCCGTGGAGTGGGAGTCCACCCAGGTCGAGCGCCTCCAGGAGCAGTTGCCGTCCCGCGACGTCCAGGCCGCGATCGTCGTGGTCAGCCGCGACGACGACGGCCCCCTCACCGCCTCCGACCGGGACAGCGTCACCGCGGTCACCGGCGACCTGGGCCGGTTCGCCGTCGGCGGCCGGATCCCGCCGCCGCAGGTCTCCCCGGACGGCGCGGTGGCCCTGCTCGTGGTGCCGATGTCCACCGCCGACGGACAGGAGGCCGTCGCCGAGCGCGTCGGGGAGCTGCGGGACAGCCTCGGCGGTCTCCCCGGCCCGCTGCGGGCGGAGGTCACCGGCGCGCCCGCGTTCGCCGCCGACCTCGGCGAGGTCTTCGAGGGCGCGGACGTCACGCTGCTCGCGGTCACCGCCGGTGTGGTGGCGGTGCTGCTGCTCATCACCTACCGCAGCCCGTTCCTGTGGCTGGTGCCGCTGGCCGTGGTGGCCGCCACCGAACAGACCACCCTGCGGGCCATCGAGACCATCGTCCCGGCGGTCGGCATCAACCTGAACAGCGGCGAGGTCACCGGCATCGCCAGCGTGCTGGTGTTCGGCGCGGCCACCAACTACGCGCTGCTGCTCATCGCCCGCTACCGGGAGGAACTGCGCCGGGAGGAGGACCGGTTCGTCGCGATGCGGGCCGCGCTGCGCCGTACCGCCGAGCCGATCCTGGCCAGCGGCAGCACCGTCGTGCTCGGGGTGCTCACCCTGCTGCTGTCCGAGCAGGAGACCAACCGGGCGCTCGCCGTGGCCTGCGCCACCGGTGTGGTGTTCGCCATGCTCTCCGCGCTGCTCGTGCTCCCCGCCGCGCTGCTGATCTTCGGCCGGGGACTCTTCTGGCCGTTCGTGCCCCGGGTGGGCGGCGAGGCCCGCGAGGGACGGCTGTGGGGCCGGCTCGGCAAGGGCGTGCTGCGTCGACCGCTGCCGGTCACCGCGCTGGCCACCCTGCTGCTCGCCGGACTCGCGCTCGGTGGGCTCGGCATCCGCACCGGGCTGGCCGAGACCGAGCAGTTCCGGGTGGAACCGGAGGCGGTCGCCGGGGCGAAGACCCTCGCCGAGGCCTTCCCGGCCGGCGCCACCCAGCCCGTCGCCGTGCTCACCTCACCCACCGCGGTGCCGGCGGTCACCGCGGCCGCCGCGGCCGTACCGGGGGTCTCCTCCGCCCGCCCGTCCGACGCCGGGCAGAACGTCGCCCAGGTCGACGTGGTGCTGGAGGCCGAACCCGGCACCGCCGCCTCCGACCGCGCCATCGAGGCGCTGCGGGACGCGGTCGCCGCCGTGCCCGGTTCCGCCCCGCCCGCCCTCGACGGGGTCGGGGAGTTCTCCGGCGCGCTGGTCGGCGGCACCGTCGCGGCCACCTACGACTCCGACCAGGCCGACAGCCGGGACCAACGGCTCATCCTGCCGATCATCCTGCTGCTGGTCCTCGGGGTCCTGGTGGCGCTGCTCCGTGGCCTGCTCGCTCCGGTGCTGCTGGTGCTGACCGTGGTGGCGTCGTTCTTCGCCAGCCTCGGCGCGGCGTGGCTGCTCTTCGACCACGTGCTCGGTTTCCCGGCGCTGGACAGCGGGGTCCTGCTGCTCGCGTTCGTGTTCCTGGTCGCCCTCGGGGTGGACTACAACATCTTCCTGGTCACCCGGGCCCGGGAGGACGCCCGCCGGATGGGCACCCGGGACGGGATGCTCTCCGCCCTGCGGGTCACCGGCGGCGTCATCACCAGCGCGGGCGTGCTGCTCGCCGCGGTCTTCGCCGTCCTGGGCGTGCTGCCGCTGATCCTGCTCACCCAGATCGGCATCATCGTCTGCATCGGTGTCCTGCTCGACACCCTGCTGGTCCGTACGGTCCTGGTGCCGGCGCTGGCGTTTCTGCTCGGCGACCGGTTCTGGTGGCCGGGCCGGATCCACCCCGAACCGGCCGCCGACAGCGCCGACGCGCGGGAGGCGGTGACCGCCCGGGACTGA
- the rsgA gene encoding ribosome small subunit-dependent GTPase A: MTIDLTALGWDAARAAAVRRGQRPGRVARVDRGVCTVLCAEGPVRASLGGAVLAAAARDLTSLPCAGDWVLLGTWPDGPVTVEKVLPRRTALVRRTAGRDASGQVLAANLDAVAVVEPVHPEPDVARMERLLSLVHASGARPLVVLSKADLAADAAAVARQLARVAPGVPVLPVSAEGGAGLDPLRAEVVPGRTLGLLGISGAGKSSLVNALAGAVVMPTQAIRRVDGKGRHTTTWRALVPIPGGGAVLDTPGVRAVGLLDGADGLDRAFADVTALASTCRFTDCGHAVEPGCAVRAALESGELTARRWESWRKLQRELTVESRRREARLAAERRGGWRRGRRHSARP, translated from the coding sequence ATGACGATCGATCTCACCGCCCTTGGCTGGGACGCCGCCCGTGCGGCGGCCGTCCGGCGCGGGCAGCGTCCCGGCCGGGTGGCCCGGGTCGACCGGGGGGTCTGCACGGTGCTGTGCGCCGAGGGGCCGGTCCGGGCGAGTCTGGGCGGTGCGGTCCTGGCCGCGGCGGCACGTGACCTGACCAGCCTGCCCTGTGCCGGCGACTGGGTGCTGCTGGGCACCTGGCCGGACGGCCCGGTCACGGTGGAGAAGGTGTTGCCCCGCCGGACGGCGCTCGTCCGGCGCACCGCCGGCCGGGACGCCAGCGGGCAGGTGCTGGCGGCGAACCTGGACGCCGTGGCGGTGGTCGAGCCGGTGCACCCCGAGCCGGACGTCGCCCGGATGGAGCGACTGCTCTCCCTGGTGCACGCCTCCGGTGCCCGGCCGCTGGTCGTGCTGAGCAAGGCCGACCTCGCGGCGGACGCGGCGGCGGTGGCCCGCCAACTGGCCCGGGTCGCCCCGGGTGTGCCGGTGCTGCCGGTCAGCGCGGAGGGCGGGGCGGGGCTGGACCCCCTGCGCGCCGAGGTCGTCCCGGGACGGACGCTCGGACTGCTCGGGATCTCCGGCGCGGGCAAGTCGAGCCTGGTCAACGCGCTGGCCGGGGCGGTGGTGATGCCGACCCAGGCGATCCGGCGGGTCGACGGGAAGGGGCGGCACACCACCACCTGGCGGGCGCTGGTGCCGATCCCCGGTGGCGGCGCGGTCCTGGACACCCCGGGCGTGCGGGCGGTCGGGTTGCTGGACGGTGCCGACGGCCTGGACCGGGCGTTCGCCGACGTCACGGCGCTCGCCTCGACGTGCCGGTTCACCGACTGTGGGCACGCGGTCGAGCCGGGGTGCGCGGTCCGGGCGGCGCTGGAGAGCGGTGAGCTGACCGCGCGGCGCTGGGAGAGTTGGCGCAAGCTCCAACGGGAGTTGACCGTCGAGAGCCGGCGTCGGGAGGCCCGGCTGGCCGCCGAGCGGCGGGGCGGCTGGCGGCGCGGGCGGCGGCACAGCGCCCGGCCCTGA
- a CDS encoding maleylpyruvate isomerase family mycothiol-dependent enzyme yields MTDPLLLSGEVDAATDRLLRTAARFDAADLAAASLLPGWTRGHVLAHLARNADGLVNLLTAARTGEHVPMYASATARETDIATGATRPPEAHLDDLRRCADRFAGAVAAMPVEAWAATVRGRRGPLPAATLVWGRLREIEVHHVDLAADYRPADWSEPFAHRLLHEVTAGLADRPDAPAMVLRFDGARHQLTVGAPEHAPTITGPAAELAAWLTGRSEGRTLTVVPDGALPQPPEWM; encoded by the coding sequence GTGACCGATCCGCTTCTGCTCTCCGGCGAGGTGGACGCCGCCACGGACCGCCTGCTCCGCACCGCCGCGCGCTTCGACGCCGCCGATCTCGCCGCGGCGTCGCTGCTGCCCGGCTGGACGCGGGGTCACGTCCTGGCCCACCTGGCCCGCAACGCCGACGGGCTGGTCAACCTGCTCACCGCCGCCCGCACCGGCGAGCACGTCCCGATGTACGCCAGCGCGACCGCCCGGGAGACGGACATCGCCACCGGCGCGACCCGCCCGCCCGAGGCGCACCTGGACGACCTGCGCCGCTGCGCCGACCGGTTCGCCGGGGCGGTCGCCGCCATGCCGGTCGAGGCGTGGGCCGCCACCGTACGGGGGCGACGCGGCCCGCTGCCGGCGGCCACCCTCGTCTGGGGTCGGCTGCGGGAGATCGAGGTGCACCACGTCGACCTCGCCGCCGACTACCGTCCCGCCGACTGGTCGGAACCCTTCGCCCACCGGCTGCTGCACGAGGTGACCGCCGGGCTGGCCGACCGGCCCGACGCGCCGGCCATGGTGCTGCGCTTCGACGGCGCCCGACACCAGCTGACGGTCGGCGCCCCCGAGCACGCCCCGACGATCACCGGCCCCGCTGCCGAGCTGGCCGCCTGGCTCACCGGCCGCTCCGAGGGTCGGACGCTCACCGTCGTCCCCGACGGCGCCCTCCCGCAACCACCCGAATGGATGTAG
- a CDS encoding DedA family protein, with translation MTEWLTQIGELPTLLLMGVLGMVMLFDAIPLLGVLVPGDVAVLAAVGVGQPAATFASFAAVVGGCLAGWSASFLVGRHYGGRLRASRVGDWIGEDRWAAAEGILHRGGGRMVLVAPFLPVFNALLPLAAGGLRMPYRRFVACAASGAVLWAGLYVVLGSLARSLGGLLPGESATWGTLGFGMLFGMVVLLASRRRLRAAAVAADAS, from the coding sequence ATGACGGAATGGCTGACCCAGATCGGAGAGCTCCCCACCCTGCTGCTGATGGGGGTGCTCGGGATGGTCATGCTCTTCGACGCCATCCCGCTGCTCGGCGTGCTCGTCCCCGGGGACGTGGCGGTGCTCGCGGCGGTCGGGGTGGGTCAGCCGGCCGCGACGTTCGCCTCCTTCGCCGCCGTCGTCGGGGGCTGCCTGGCCGGCTGGTCGGCGAGCTTCCTGGTCGGCCGCCACTACGGCGGTCGGCTGCGCGCCAGCCGGGTCGGGGACTGGATCGGGGAGGACCGCTGGGCGGCCGCCGAGGGCATCCTGCACCGGGGCGGCGGGCGGATGGTGCTGGTCGCGCCGTTCCTGCCGGTGTTCAACGCGCTGCTGCCGCTGGCGGCCGGCGGGCTGCGCATGCCGTACCGGCGCTTCGTGGCCTGCGCCGCCTCCGGGGCGGTGCTCTGGGCGGGCCTCTACGTCGTGCTGGGCTCGCTGGCGCGGTCGCTCGGCGGCCTGCTGCCGGGAGAGTCCGCCACCTGGGGCACCCTGGGGTTCGGCATGCTCTTCGGCATGGTGGTCCTGCTGGCCAGCCGGCGCCGGCTGCGCGCCGCGGCCGTGGCCGCCGACGCGTCGTAG